GAAGCGGCTGTTGACGTGGTGGATGCGGAAGTCGACGAGACGCCCGTCGGGGCCCAGGTGCGGCACCAGCACCAGAGCCGGGTCGTGCAGCCCGTCGGCCAGGTCCATCAGCTCGGTGACGTCCGGCAGCACGCGCGGCGCCGGAGCGCCGTCCGGATGGTGGAGCGCGTACGTCTCCAGGGTGTGCGCGCACAGTTCCGCCAGCGCCTCGACCTGCCGGACGATCGCCGCGGGAGGGGACTCCAGCGGCGCGGGCCAGGCGATCTCCAGCACTCCGTGGATGCGCCCGCCGGCCTCGGCCGGTACGGCGACCCGGCCGCCGTCGCTGTGGTGGTGCTGTCCGATGGAGGGCAGGCCGGTCTCGGACAGGCTGCGGATCCACTGCCCGGTGCGTTCGGTGAGCCCGCGGCGCGCCACGGTCGTCACACCCGGCGGCACATGCCGCCAGCGTCCCGCCTCGGCCGGGGCGAACCCCGCGCTGCCCGCCAGGGTGAGGGAACCGTCGGCCCCCAGCGCCCAGATGGCCACCGCCTCCGCGCCCAGCGGGGTCAGCGCGTGCTCCAGCAGGGAGTCGGCGACCGCCTGGGTGTCCTCGGCGGCCAGCGCCCCGCTCTCGGCGGCCCGCAGCCGTACGGCGGAGGAGTGCCCGTCGGCGGGATCGGCGGCGGTGCGCCCGGCGGACGGGTCGGCGGTGGCGGTGCGCCCGGCGGACGGGTCGGCGGTGGCGGCGAGGAAGGCGCTGGTCACCTCCGAGAGCCGGTCGCGTGAGGCCTGGTTGATCACCTCGACGGCGAACTCCAGCGGGGTCACCCCCGCCTGCGCCGTGAGCTCGGCGAGCTGCCGCGAGGCCTGCGCCGGACCACAGCCGAGCCGCTCGACCAGGATGCCCTTGGCCAGTTCGATCAGGGCCCGTCCGTCCGCCTCGGCCTGCGCGGCGCGCACCTCCTGGCGCAGCCGGGCCACGGTCGCCGCCAGCCTGCCGACGGGTGACGCCTCCTCGCGGCTCTGCGCCCCCGCGGACGGTTCGCCGCCCTGGAGCGCGGGCTGTTCCCCCACGGCGGCGCTGTGCGGCTCGGGCGGCTGACGGAGATCACTCACGGGGGGCCTGTTCCTCGGCTGGGGACGTCACTCGGGCGGCTGGGGTGCTCGACGTGATCTCACGCGGGCAGCCACCGCCGGACCCGGGCCATGAGGTCGCTCGTGTCGACGGGCTTGGTGACGTAGTCGTTGGCCCCCGACGCCAGGCTCTTCTCCTGGTCGCCCGGCATGGCCTTCGCGGTGACCGCGATGATCGGCAGCTCCGCGTACTGCGGCATCGAACGGATCTCTGTGGTGGCCGTGTACCCGTCCATCTCCGGCATCATCACGTCCATCAGGACCAGCGAGATGTCCGGGTGAGCGAGCAGCATCTCGATGCCCTTGCGGCCGTTGTCCGCGTGCAGGACCTGGAAGCCGTGCAGTTCCAGCACCCCGCTGAGCGCGAACAGGTTGCGCGCGTCGTCGTCGACCACGAGGACCGTACGGCCGAGGAAGGAGTCGTCGACCACCTGCGCGGCGGGCCGCTGGGGCTCCTCGGAGCGCACCAGCGACAGCACGTCACCCGGCTGCTCGGCGGACAGGTGCAGGATGATGCGCTCCCGCAGGTCGTCCAGGCTGGACAGGAAGTCCAGCGGCCGGTCGCCCGCCAGGGCCCGCAGCCCCTGCTCCTGACCCATGGACACCCGGTGCCCGGTGTGCACGAGGACGGGCACGCTGGCCAGCGCCGAGTCGCCGCGCATGGCCTCCAGGAAGTCCGCGCCCTCGTCGTGCGGCATGCCCAGTTCGAGGACGACACAGTGGCAGGGGTCGGCCGCCAGCGTGCTCGCCGCCTCCTGCGCCCCCACGGCCGTGATGATGTCGATCGCCCCGTGCGGATCGTCGGGGTCCTGGGCGAGGTCCGCGACGGCCCGCTCGGCGACCAGCGTGAGCAGACCGCGGGGACGCTCCTCGATGACCAGCAACCGCCGCCTGCGCGGCTCGGCGGAGGACGCGGGGCCCGCGAGCGCGCGCGGTGCCGCCTCCTCCTCCGGGTCGAGACTGTCGTACGACTGCTCCGCCGGCCGCCCCCCGTTCTCCAGCTGCTCCTCGAAGTCGGCGCGCGCCACCGGGAGATGGAGCGTGAAGGTGCTGCCCTGGCCGGGCGTGCTGTCGACCGTGACCGCGCCGCCCAGCAGGTGGGCGATCTCACGGGTGATGGACAGACCGAGCCCGGTGCCGCCGTACTTGCGGCTGGTCGTCCCGTCGGCCTGCTGGAACGCCCCGAAGATCGTCTCCAGTTGCTGCTGCGGGATGCCGATGCCGGTGTCCTTGACCCGGAACGCCACGATCGGTCCGCCGCGGTGCACACCCGGCGGGACCTCACTGTCGGCGGCGGGCTCGATGCGCAGCTCCACCCTGCCCTGCTCGGTGAACTTCACCGCGTTCGACAGCAGGTTGCGCAGGATCTGCCGCAGCCGGGAGTCGTCGGTGAGCAGGTCGGCCGGGGTGCCGGGCGCGGTGGAGACCGTGAACTCCAGGCTCTTCTGCGTAGTCATCGGCCGGAACGTCGCCTCGACGTACTCCAGGAGCTTGCGCAGCGGCACCCGCTCCGGGGCCACGTCCATCTTGCCCGCCTCGACCTTGGACAGGTCGAGGATGTCGTTGATCAGCTGGAGCAGGTCCGAGCCCGCGGAGTGGATGATGCCCGCGTACTCGACCTGCTTCGGGGTGAGGTTGCGCGAGGGGTTCTGGGCCAGCAACTGGGCCAGGATCAGGAGGCTGTTGAGCGGGGTGCGCAGCTCGTGGCTCATGTTGGCCAGGAACTCCGACTTGTACTTGGACGCCAGCGACAACTGCTGTGCCCGGGTCTCCAGTTCCTGCCGGGCCTGCTCGATCTGGAGGTTCTTCGCCTCGATGTCGCGGTTCTGCGAGGCCAGCAGGGAGGCCTTCTCCTCCAGTTCCGCGTTGGAGCGCTGGAGTTCGTCCTGCTGGACCTGCAACTCCTCGGAGCGGGCCTGGAGTTCGGCGGTAAGCCGCTGCGACTCGTCGAGCAGCTCGTCGGTGCGGACGTTGGCCACGATGGTGTTGAGGTTGACGCCGATGGTCGGCATCAGCTGGGCCAGGAAGTCCTGGTGGATCTGGGTGAAGCGGCTGACGGACGCCAGCTCGATCACCCCGAGGACCTGCTCCTCGACCACGATCGGCAGCACCACCAGAGCGGTGGGCACGGCGTGTCCGAGACCCGAGGAGATGGTGACGTAGCCCTCGGGCAGCTCCTCCACGGTGACCATACGG
Above is a window of Streptomyces griseorubiginosus DNA encoding:
- a CDS encoding HAMP domain-containing protein, with the protein product MTSTSTEAREQAPGEQELRQLLAGLTAVRDGDFGTRLPSDGQGLLGDIATVFNGMVDQLSVFTSEVTRVAREVGTEGTLGGQAEVPGVSGTWADLTDSVNAMAGNLTTQVRDIAQVATAVARGDLSQKIDVPARGEILQLKETVNTMVDQLSAFADEVTRVAREVGSEGRLGGQAQVPGVGGVWRDLTDSVNFMAGNLTSQVRNIAQVTTAVAQGDLSQKITVDARGEILELKNTINTMVDQLSAFADEVTRVAREVGTEGRLGGQADVKGVKGTWRDLTDSVNFMGGNLTAQVRNIAQVATAVAQGDLSQKITVDARGEILELKNTINTMVDQLSAFADEVTRVAREVGTEGNLGGQAIVRGVSGTWKDLTDNVNVMASNLTGQVRSIAQVATAVARGDLSQKITVEAKGEVAALADVINTMVDTLSAFANEVTRVAREVGTEGRLGGQAQVPNVAGTWKDLTDNVNSMANNLTGQVRNIALVTTAVANGDLSKKIDVDARGEILELKTTINTMVDQLSSFAAEVTRVAREVGSEGRLGGQAEVEGVEGTWKRLTENVNELAGNLTRQVRAIAEVASAVAEGDLTRSIRVEASGEVAELKDNINSMVESLRETTRANQEQDWLKTNLARISSLMQGHRDLPVVAELIMDELTPLVSAQFGAFYLAEDTERGHELRLVGSYGYPDDDERPTRIPVGRSLVGQAARNRRMVTVEELPEGYVTISSGLGHAVPTALVVLPIVVEEQVLGVIELASVSRFTQIHQDFLAQLMPTIGVNLNTIVANVRTDELLDESQRLTAELQARSEELQVQQDELQRSNAELEEKASLLASQNRDIEAKNLQIEQARQELETRAQQLSLASKYKSEFLANMSHELRTPLNSLLILAQLLAQNPSRNLTPKQVEYAGIIHSAGSDLLQLINDILDLSKVEAGKMDVAPERVPLRKLLEYVEATFRPMTTQKSLEFTVSTAPGTPADLLTDDSRLRQILRNLLSNAVKFTEQGRVELRIEPAADSEVPPGVHRGGPIVAFRVKDTGIGIPQQQLETIFGAFQQADGTTSRKYGGTGLGLSITREIAHLLGGAVTVDSTPGQGSTFTLHLPVARADFEEQLENGGRPAEQSYDSLDPEEEAAPRALAGPASSAEPRRRRLLVIEERPRGLLTLVAERAVADLAQDPDDPHGAIDIITAVGAQEAASTLAADPCHCVVLELGMPHDEGADFLEAMRGDSALASVPVLVHTGHRVSMGQEQGLRALAGDRPLDFLSSLDDLRERIILHLSAEQPGDVLSLVRSEEPQRPAAQVVDDSFLGRTVLVVDDDARNLFALSGVLELHGFQVLHADNGRKGIEMLLAHPDISLVLMDVMMPEMDGYTATTEIRSMPQYAELPIIAVTAKAMPGDQEKSLASGANDYVTKPVDTSDLMARVRRWLPA